The region TGTCGGCGTCGTCATGTGCGCACGCCACCACCGCGGAGGCCCGGCCGATGTTGGCGCTGAGCAGGCCGTCCTCCTGTGATGCGTCGGCCTGGACCGTCAGCAGGTCGAACGAGCGTGCGGCGTCGACGCGGCTGCGATCGATGTCGACCACGACGACCTGCTCGCGTTGCTCCAGCAGGTACATCGCGACGTGCCGGCCGACCTGACCGAAGCCGCAGATGATCGTGTGTCCGTCCAGCCGCGACAGTTCGCGATCCATTCGTCGCCTTCCGAGCAGATCCTCCAGGTGACCCTCGAGCACGAAGTCCAGCGCACTGACCACGAGGAAGGTGATCGACCCGACGCCCAGGGCGATGACGAGGATCGTGAACAGCCGGGCCGAGCCCTCCAGCTTGATGGTCTCCTCGTACCCGACCGCGGCGATCGTGATGATCGTCATGTACAGCGCGTCGAGCACCGACGCGTCGCCGAGGATGGCGTAGCCGATCGTCCCGAACACCGTCAGGACCAGCACGAGTCCCGAGGCGGCGACCA is a window of Euzebyales bacterium DNA encoding:
- a CDS encoding potassium channel protein, with amino-acid sequence MRRSPMRRLVAASGLVLVLTVFGTIGYAILGDASVLDALYMTIITIAAVGYEETIKLEGSARLFTILVIALGVGSITFLVVSALDFVLEGHLEDLLGRRRMDRELSRLDGHTIICGFGQVGRHVAMYLLEQREQVVVVDIDRSRVDAARSFDLLTVQADASQEDGLLSANIGRASAVVACAHDDADNVLISLTAKGINPDAFVVARIKRDENEAKVRRAGADRVIAPAAIGGRRIAALVTRPGIVDFLDVLTQGNEQDLMLEEVNVRTGGSLDGRSLRDLELRERHGVTVLAVQAQGRSTNTRPTPDTVLHGGDVLVVLGGREALTTLRT